The segment ATAACtttcatttaactttaacactctcatttaataaaacaactctCAAGTCTGTGCAATAATGTAAAcctcattttctctttgcacctttactgcagcacaaacactcGACCATCCTGCTCCTGCACCGTTGTCGCCTCCATTATGAAAAttacaccacctcctccaccccgGCTCCACTGTGTTCTCCCCCGCTACTGGCTGCCACCACACCTCTCTCATAATTCCTCCAGCTATATGGATACCGTCAGGTGATGAAATGGCTTCCTTGACCAGAGCAGGGCCTGGCAGTTGTTTTAGTGTCTTAGCGATAAAGCACCCGAGccgacagagagacagatgtaACAGGACTGTCGCTCTCAAGTCAAAGTGTGTGTTGCATGTCAAGTAAGGCCTCCTCAGAAGTGAAGTCAAATCACATATGAAGTTTGTGCATTGTGTATTGATAAATCCAGTACTGGCAGTTTTTTAGTGTTTAACTGACcatgttaaatgtattttagagtttgatgcctgTAACACGGTCAAACAATGATGGGTTCATCTCTATGGAAATTGGCTTTATAAACGTAACATAATAAACATCAAACTTTGagctgtttgtttcagtggTGCTAAAGGCAAGGCCGCAAAATCCATTACATTCATGTCCTCCAGTAAAGAAACACTATTACTTGTGGTGGTTCAATGACTTAGCGCCACCAGCAGGTCACCCACTCAAAGACGTGCTACTTGACTTGGTTGTTTGTCTATCACTGTGCAGAATGAAGGATGTGCAGTGGTTGGAGCAGAAGGTTATTTTCCTATTCATCTGCTGAAGATGAAAAGTTTCTCTGTGattttaaaagtacatttaaagcACTACAGCTACAGTGAAAGGCAGTCGTAGTTCAATATGCAGCTCTGTAAACTGTGCAGAAATCTTTAAAGAACTTTTATTAACACTACCATCCACTGCAACACTGTGTGCAACTGcatcatgttttaaatacatttctattactGTACGTATAAAATGACCTCCCAAGTGACTTTTTATCATGCTCACAAAACTAAAAGAGACTTTTCCAAATCTTTATCTGTGAGTAACACAGCCAAACAGCGGCCTGAGAGCTCTGGgttttgtttccagtttttGGCTATTTCACACTTGCAGAGTGAACATCAGTAgctgtctttcttcctttctttccccttctctctgcCCGACTTCACCTTCCTTTTTgctcttctcctgctccagcaAAGCTTTATCCTCTGTACCTTCTGTTCTATTGTGCAGCGACGGTGCCCTCATCAAAGTGAAGCAAAAGGGCGAGGAGAGGGTTCAGCATGCAGTACAAAGAACACTGCAacatggtggtgtgtgtgtgtgtgtgtgtgtgtgtgtgtgtgtgtgtgtgtgtgtgtgtgtgtgtgacacccACCAAAACAGCTGATTGAAAcgctctttgtttttcttcatggcGTCAGCCTCATTTACAGCCATAATGAGCTTTTTGTACACAGAGCGGTTCTGAACAAAGTTACAAACTGACTCatatggaagaaaaacacacaacacaaagaattattaacagaaaaatgaaaaataaaagcattcaATACAAGAACAAGTAGGAAACTGTGTGATGTTCATCTTTGCTTATGGTGACTGATGTAATAATGAGgcataaatataaaaagactTCAGAGTATGTCATAAAATAAGTGATGCACTTGATGAAAGGATCAGGACGAGCGATGTTCTTGAGTTATGACTTGAGACTTTTCACTCACGATGACAGATGCTGATTTGAAGGTGAGGTGAGCTGTTCATAGACTCTGTCCCTAAGTCAGGTTGAGGTAGTTTAAGGTGTTGATGGAGTTACAAGCTTCTGTGGCTGAGGTGGGAAAGTCGGCACATACAACATGTAGTCCAGGTTCTTCAACAGTCAAAGTTTATGTGATGAAAAGACCAGAAAGGTTTTATATTAAACCTCGACTAGCTTGACAGGAGGCATGGAGTGAGTTCTGGGTCCATGTCTGGTGAGACTGAAACTGAGCCTTGTAGCTGTCAGATTAAACACTATGACTGCTGAAGAACTGGCCAACAGTTGTTTGCAAAAGTTGTTGTTTCACCTGTAATTGCACCTTCCGGATACAGGTCTATTCATACTGGCTActtgctgaagtgtccttggacaagacactgaaaccctgtggTAGCGCCGACATGTACAGTctgtcagctgtccaacaacaatttccccatgATTTTATAAATGGAGAAACTGGAGCTAAGAAGATATGTAATGTTTATGTAGTTTATGTATGTGCACTGACTGgtttaaggtgtgtgtgtgattgagtTTATGAAGATGTTTCACATACGTTTCCTGTTTAATTTGTCTTAATACATCATCTAGTGAAGAGCGTATACACCATACTGTGAGTATGAAGAGCATCTCCAACCTTTGTAAACACACCATCTGTTGTCTCACCACACAGATTCATATGATAACGAGATGAAAATTAACATTGtggattttaactttaaagaacgaaaaaggaaagtttgactATGTTCACACGTCCTCCAGTTTCCTCCAGGTCACTGGAGGGTTTTGTTACTGGAACAGAAGTGGAAATGTTTTCCAAGACTTGGGAGCAGACAGAGGTAACTGGTGAAGGTTAACTATGTGGTGATTTAAAACTGCTGCTAGGAGTGATGCTAAGCACCAGTTAACAAATCAAACCAGTGCTGGTCATGCACAGGTAGGACAGCACCTAGTTCAAAGCGAAACCTTAAGCTcatgatttttgtttctgtgttgtgtctaCACAGACCTTAAGCTTGGACCAGGAGATAAGAGGCTACGATTACACTGCTAAACCTCTAGTTGGCCTCAGGGTTTCTGTGGCGCTGTGACAGCTTCTTCACCACTGAGGTACAAACAACGGCGACTGAAACTCAGGTGAAACTGAAACGACATTCACTGAAATTACTGCAGTGCAGTTGTTGTGGTCAGCTGTGGGCAGATTTCACACAGAAGCATAAATCGAGCTCGAGGGTGAAGGTTAGGTTCAGACTGTGGTAAGAGGAAACGTAAGGGTATCTAAAGGAAACAGATTTAAAGGTCTGTGTTGATGAAAGTCCAACCAGTTGAAATTTCACTTAGCAGCAGTTTCATatatcacttttatttatttatgtatttattatcaGATTTTaacaagtgtttgttttaaatttttctttCAGGAGACTGCATTAAAACAATCTACattataaaatgaacaaaactgtGGTAATTATCTAAGAACAACATTAAATCTCCCACAGAACAATCTTAAAAGACCCTCAGCGTGGACTTGGTCTAAGATGACTGCTTTTGTCTGTCAGAAAACTGGGATCAGTGTAATAAAAGCCCCGAGGCAGAAATTCTCTCACAGTCAGAGGATATAACGGGATGTGAATGTATCCTCCATAGCCAAGAAGTACTGTGGAGACCAAGCCAAATACAGGGGGGCCAATTAATGAAAAGAAGACATtcctaaaaatacacacacatcaagttACACTCAGCAAACAGGCTGCTTATCAGAGGCTGAGAGAGAAGATCAAAGTAGCAACAGCAAAGCGATGAGACTGGAACAGAGCTGAGAGGTACGACATGATGTggaggagacagaaggaaaaagaacaagagaaggatggattttaaaaaaagggagGAATGAAACGCTCAGATGCAAACCTTCAGAGAGGAAAGCAGACACGACCAACAGTTTAAAAAGCGAGAGTTTCTGGATCTTGGTTTGAGGGAAGAATAACTCCCTCGAGTGGAGAGAAGATAcagataaaaaagacaaatgacagGGGCTGATAAAATGTTGAGAGTGCAGAGGCAGGAAGAGAGGGGAAAGGCAGCGTGAGTTAGAAAAGGACTTAAAACAGCCGACATAATGAAGGATCTAatatggagagaaaaaaagacgTCAGCGGGTTTGATTCTGTAGCTGGAGGGGACAGGTGCACTTCAGATGTCTCagatacatacatatatatataaatatatattctttCAACTCAAAACTTATTTTATTATGCAAGTTCAGCCTCATAAGCCCAGTCTCTCTTAAGCTACTAGCCTGCCAGCAATCCAAGAGCACAGTGTGTGAAAATCAGGGCTGGATCTAACGCTGTTTGGCCCAGGGGCTAAATGAACTCAACAGGCACCCAGGATTACGTGTACCACCTGATCCATTTAGTTACTACACTACACAGGTGCAGTTGGCAGGTATTTGAATTTATAACTTTCTCAAAAGTTTCAAGTCtattatattttctcattttattctcCCGATGTCGTTTATAGATAATATATATGTAGCTTAACAGAGGTCACGGTTGACTAGTATTTTCATGATTATTATCACTATTAACGTTTTTCTGGACGATGAGTTcatgaaaaaacagacaaaacactcGTTGCCACTTGAGGTCACTAAAATGCATCATTCCCATGTGcattaaacacaacactgtcaaATCCATTACATTACACCAAACACACGACACCTGGTTTGTGTAGTACCTTTCCTCCTCCTTCGTTTTGTCTCCTCTGGTCATTTCTCTGCCTCCCTGACATGTCTTGTCTCTCTCAAACCATAAAGATGATGGCCTCTATGTTTTGTTCTGTGCAGAGACCAAAAGCAAGAGGCACCACTCTTAATGCCAGCCAAGCAGAAGATAGAGAACAAGGGCGGTTAAGCTttgtcaacacagacacacaaaactgtGAGAGATAAAACAGAGTGGAGCGAACCTGAAGCTGGACTGTGGATATGCTGTGCCATTCCTGAGAGACTCTGAGCTATGAAATACACAGATagcaaattaaatataaagaaagcTGTGAACAGAACAGGTACTCTGGAGATTCACAAAAgtgtagaagaagaaagctgCTCAGATTTCCATTCAGAGGAACTGAGAACATCAGCTCAACATCAGTCCATCAGAGAAGTCGTTCATGTCCAACGTCCAACTCAACGATGTTAGTCTCCCCTCTGACCTTTCCAGGTGAAGGGTTATCCAGACCTCGAGTTCTGATCAGTTCTGGCCTTAACCCAACTGTTTTATCTGTTACACCTCCACGTCTCCTGCAGCTCAATATATCAATGTCTTTTTGTGAAAAATGGATACCTGCAGGACCGGGGTTATAAAAAGCGGGTCAACCTAATCCAGCCGATgctgagaaaacagaaattatTACACAGCATCGGTCAATAGCCTTCAGAATTGTCCTTGATGGATAGTTTCACACAAGCGATCCAATGGGTCAAAGACACATTCCAGCTGTGCAAATTGTTCCCACAAAGCTGTGAAATGCTGGCGGTTTAGGTCGCTTTGATTACTTTGACAGTTTCTTCCTTATCATGAGAGGAAGTTAGTGAACTGTCTTTGTAGTAGAAAGAAAAACGTTCAGACAGTAAACCGCCGCTGTTTAAGCCTTTATTGGAGGAGCCGTGTGTGGATTAATGAGCAGGTCTATCAGGCACAAACCCAGGACATCGAGTGAGCCCCGGGTCTGTGCTACTGTATGAAAGGAGAACGCAGAGCAGCTTAAAAGATGCACAATCACCACAAAGATCCGTGAGGACATAAATACCCGTTTTCCACTAAGCCACCACAGCAGCTTAAGGGCTGGTTTAGAGTCAGCGCCTAATTTTGAACCAGTTCTCTGTGTTTGGACAAACAAAGAACCAGTTCTCAGACAGGAAACCTGGTTCCTACAGAGGCAgcttgatgtacagtatgtcgCACTGACATGTCGCTATGGGGGCTCCCTGGAACAGGTTTTTACAAGGTTCGAAAGTTGAACCAACTCTAAACCAGCACTCACCATCGTtggaataaaaatcattttttaaaagttaattaaatcAAAAGCTGGGGTTTTCCTGTACTCGTTAATCTGAGATGATTTACAACACGCGGCATCATTTGCTTTTTAACTGAACCCTCAACAACCAAAGAAACATTAACTGATGTGGGATCTTTTCTTCTCTTGGTTTATGTTGGTAAAACACAGTGACTAAATCTCATAAATCGATATAATGATGTGTTATCATGTGGACAGGATCagtaaaagctttatttttgtttttatcactgATTATAATGTGAGATCTGACCTATTAGTCAATAATGTTTCTGTGACCTCCACTGGAAGATGTTCTCTGCAGACATATCTCATGTATGTTTGGAAACCCCTCTCAAACGTTACTGGATAAGCATTGTCAAGATTTTCACCCTTCACTGATCAAAAGTAGTTGTGTGATTTTCAAGCTGGTAGAtttcatttgctgcagtttctcaGATAGATTCGCCTCGAATAACTTTGTACAAATACCCACAAAGCCTGGTTATCTTATCTGCTGATGACAGTCAGCAGCAGCCATCACGTCCTCCTCCTGcgttttttatgttgttatttttgacatttcacCACTAAAATCGAATCAATTCATCCTTGAGTCTAATTTGTTCTAATAGGAATCAAATCATTCACgtgtttattaatgttgttttttaatatttcacttCAAGATGTGTTTACTTTTAGCTCTACACTGTGAAAGGATATAGCCATTACTTTACAGGCGATAAACCAGGGAACATGTCAGTGTAGGTCAACTACATTAGGACCAATTCTGCTGCAAACACACGGTGGCAGCCGTTCCACAAAGCTAGACAGCTAAACATATGCACGTCCAACTCAGTCTGCCTTTGTTTCTGTCCGCTTCCATCTGGTCTGTCACTCTCTGCTGTTGActaactttaaaaacacacgtCACCGCTCACTATTTTAGACTTTTAGCACTtcatttcttctcatttctcttctctttggtGTGTCGGAGAGTTTCTGCCACATCCAGCCACACGTTATTAGAAAGATATTCCAAGTTTTGCCGTTTATTTTGCTGATACACTGAGGGGGAAAGCCGTGGAAACCGTGgaagaaattacatttctatttgtgCTGGCAACAAATATTTGATTTGGAGACAGCTGCACACATGCTGCCTCGTCTCTTACGCAGTACGTGGTGCCATTCTGTAGTCGTTCGATTTGTTAAAGGACATTAGAAAAAACAGGCTTGACTCAGCCATTTATTTCTGTGCACATGTTGCCTCCTGGTGGCTGTGTCCAAATGCTGGAGTCTCACGTGCACTACAGCAATCAgaagaaaaactattttcatttaatgagGCTTTCACTTCATAATTTTGTATTAAAGCTTAAGAACTAATTCTACttcaaatataaagaaatgagGCTGTAGAGAAagttcacttttacttttgctAAGTATAAATTTGTCTCTTCTAAAATATAATCCCCCTTTGAACCtctctataaatatataataagttTTAAGCACATTTCTCAGTTAATAATGAAAGGATACAACCTTTGAGCCTATTACCATCATGAGAGATCAAAGTGAATGTCTAGTGAGCAAAGTGTCCGGTCGAGTTAGTGATGCCAACACAGTTAAGCTGGGCATTTATCACATGAAGAGCTGCATCACAGAAGGCTCTGTGATATAAATGCTTTCTAAATCCAACTCAAAAGATACTGCCAGAAAGAGAGGATGTTAGATTTATCACTATCGCACTGCACAAACATGAAAGAATCAATCGCAGaaatgaaagacacagagaggactCTGTACACAATTTGTGctttattgacaaaaaaaaaaaaaagattgtacAATTTCTACTATTGATTGCAGCAGCGGTGTTGATCGATAACCTCCACCTACGATTCTCCACCTTCATACTGTAGCTACTCTGAATAAACTCCAAGTGCAAATCACATCATCTACACTGTTCAACTTGTGTATGGACAGCTGAAAACAACTGGCTGAAGGCGACAACAGACTGATAACAAATATGTGGAAGTTGCAGCATTGCAACTGAAGGCAGGAGACGGCAACAGGCAGAAAGAAACGTGgctgtgaagaagaagaaagagtcATAAGTGACAAAACCACAGGGTGACTTCTTCTTTCCTGTGGAGTTTTTTTATTGCTCATGTGAACGTCAGGCCACACAGAGCAGGCAAAATATCTggtgaacagaaacagaaactcacATAAGAGGtaactaaaaatgaaaagttcTGTGATCATATGGGAACGCAGCCCAGATGAAGACCAGAAATGATTGACAGACTTCACCGAAGTCATAAAACAAAGAGGGCCAGCCCCAGGGTTTCTGCATACCAAAATGTGGGCAGCAGAATTCGAGGTACTGTACTAGTTGATTAGAAACTGAGGAACAAAAAGCTTCTCTCATACACTGAACATTTTGCAAtatttgtcttcatttaaaTGGCTTAAGCACATGAATATACACTTCACCTGAAGAGTAGCCAGCTTCTTTTACTTAATGCTTAATGTGCAGCTTAAGTTCCTAACGTGTAATTGAGATCTCACATCCTTTATATGatgtaaaatctaaatgaaaagGCCGCAGTAGAAGTAATTACATGTGAAAAATAACTagattttcatatttcagttCAGTGATTTCTTCCTTCACCTTTAAATAATGTCCTGTTACTTTCAACACTAGAgatttaaaaagattttataGTGTACGCAACTGTCACCATGAGAGTGAAGAGTTTTTGGAATgacagcatttacatttatgcaCTTTTTCTAGATTGTAGCTTTGTTTGCAGACTTTCACCTGTACCACACAACAAGTGCAAAGTAAAGCAAATGCTTTGGGTGTCAATTTATGTCTTGGCTAACTGCTAACAGATCTATTATTAATCTTGGGATAAACAATCCACAATTATTGTTAAGCATTATATTATAACCTAAACATTACACTGATGTATAATTCTTCCAACTCTGAAACCAAGCATTAAAATTattaagacagaaaaacagaaattactGTACCATAAGGCTGAAAAACTCccaaaataaacaattataaaGATCTTAAAtcaactaaaatattaaatcccTATAGTTATTTAGAAAAAAGATCAAATACcattaaaacaatataacaaataaGACAAAGTAAGGTCCTGAACAAACAATTCTATCCCGAACACCCTGTGCTCTCCAAACGGCCTGTAAAGCAAGAGAAAGCATCAATCAAGCTCTGCGACAAAGCACAGCATTTCGACAATGCAGGGGGCCAGGAGAGAAGGCCAACTCTGTGCAGGTCTGGACATATTGTTCCCCTGAACACTGATCAAAAAATGTAGTCTCGGGTCATCTTGAGAGAAGGCATGGCCTCGTTGACGTTTTGGTCCAGGCGGTGATACTCCACATTGTTGCGGGAACACAGACCGTCCTTCCAGCGACGACTCTGAGCCAGAAGGAAGATCTGAAAAGAGATTAATGAAGACAGAAATCGAATTACTccagaaaagcaaaaatatgaaaaactacATGATTGAGTCCTTTAATGCGCAAGAGGAACAACCGATGCctgtaaagagaaaacaagataaTGTGACATTACACAAAATGCAGTGTTTTAGATATCCTTGTTTTTAGGCTGTaaagcagttttatttgtgGTTGAGAAAGTCAGGAAATGGTAAAGGTTAATGTCACAGTTTCATTAACAAGTCTACAGTTTCACACTTTTCTATATCTGCAATTTAATTACATCTAAAGAATAATAATGTAGTTGTCTGATAACTGAGGTTTTGGAAAAGTAGAAAGAGAAGATAGGATCATCTACACACACTGAAGTGATAAGGTTCCATCTAAAGTAACCTGATCACCTGACATACCACTAGTTGATGAGTTCATAGACAACAACCCGACAACTCATGGACACTCATggctaaataacagaaatgtttaatgCGGCTGGTTCAATTTTTATCTAAGAATCAACTGATTCTATCCCAGCTCTTCTCAACACTCACCTTCCTCTTGTTGTGGTAGGTGATGTAGACGATGGCCACCAGGAATGCCAGAATGACCAGATGAAAGAAGAAGTGGGAGTCCTCGTCTTCTGTGTTGTAGCTGTCTGTTTCCTTATAGTCGGTCAGCTCCATCCTGTCATGTGCACCACCTTCATActgtttgtttgactgtgtgacCTCACCAACCACTTGGCTGTCTGTGCTGTCATACAACCCATTGATGAGCTCGTCATCCTCACCGTCTTCCTCACCGTCTTCCTGGTCAGTAACCTGCTCAATCTGATTCACCAGTTCTGGGTCAGTGGTCGGCAGCAGTTCTGGATTATTGTTCTCTGCTGTAATCGGGTTCTGTTTCACATGTTCCGAGTCAGCGTCAGGTGCATCTGGGGCTTCTGCTACAGGTTTGGATGTTGCAGTTATGACGGTGTTGGAAACTTCTGGAGCAGACGCTGGAATGCCTTCAGCAGCAACGGGGTTCCCTGCTGAGTCTCCTTTATCCACAGTTGAATCCTTGACGCCAGGTGCATTATCAGAGCTATCAAACACTTCAGGGTCGCTCGTGTCCGTTTTTGCGTCAGTCGTTTTTGCTTCGGTCGGTTTATTGTCTTTAGGGGCttctgctggtgctggtgctggtgctgttGTGGAGTTGCCCGGGACAGTAGGTGCTACAGCTTTCTCAGGCTCAGTTGCAGTTGGTGGGTCGTTGGCCACAGTCGCATTAAGATTGAGATTTTGAGGTGCAAGTTGCCCGTTATTTCCTGGGTCTGCTATCATCGGGTACAAGGAGAATAAGAGAGCAACACATAATATTAGATTACAGAAATATGGCTGATGTAACAGAAACAATTAATATCGAATTGAATATTTGTGTAGTAAACAAAAAATCTGcaaaaaatctacattttcaCAGTCAGAAAATGTGTCCAACGTGACGTTCTGACTTTACAGTTTAGGAACAACAGAAATTCACgttttatttactgcagatgAGTTTTCAGATGCCAAACGATGACGGTCATCTGGTCAGTTATTGTTGATAATATGAGCCGGTCCTAATCAGAGACTGCCATGTAGACATTCCCTAAGGAAAGGGTATTAACCCTCCAGCTCCCAGAGCAAAGCTGCTTAGTTAGAACGTGTCCTGCTCCCATGACATCTGTTGACAATGATTGTTATGAAAGTTGTTGTGAACAACTTTCTCTTTAAGACACATGGTGGCGTTATTGTATATTATACAATTACAAAGCTCCACACATTGTTTCCTAATTCACTGCACTAAACAAGTTGAGCTAACCCAACAATTTCAACAAGGTGTGTCTTTAACGAGAACTGAACTCAGCTCACGACAGCCTTTTTCAATCGATGACACCATTTAACCAACAAGTGTCAA is part of the Anabas testudineus chromosome 14, fAnaTes1.2, whole genome shotgun sequence genome and harbors:
- the c14h5orf15 gene encoding keratinocyte-associated transmembrane protein 2 isoform X1, giving the protein MATYRKMERSRRNIYCLSVIIFLQLFASGCLSASLNPPTGADPGNNGQLAPQNLNLNATVANDPPTATEPEKAVAPTVPGNSTTAPAPAPAEAPKDNKPTEAKTTDAKTDTSDPEVFDSSDNAPGVKDSTVDKGDSAGNPVAAEGIPASAPEVSNTVITATSKPVAEAPDAPDADSEHVKQNPITAENNNPELLPTTDPELVNQIEQVTDQEDGEEDGEDDELINGLYDSTDSQVVGEVTQSNKQYEGGAHDRMELTDYKETDSYNTEDEDSHFFFHLVILAFLVAIVYITYHNKRKIFLLAQSRRWKDGLCSRNNVEYHRLDQNVNEAMPSLKMTRDYIF
- the c14h5orf15 gene encoding keratinocyte-associated transmembrane protein 2 isoform X2, translated to MATYRKMERSRRNIYCLSVIIFLQLFASGCLSASLNPPTGDPGNNGQLAPQNLNLNATVANDPPTATEPEKAVAPTVPGNSTTAPAPAPAEAPKDNKPTEAKTTDAKTDTSDPEVFDSSDNAPGVKDSTVDKGDSAGNPVAAEGIPASAPEVSNTVITATSKPVAEAPDAPDADSEHVKQNPITAENNNPELLPTTDPELVNQIEQVTDQEDGEEDGEDDELINGLYDSTDSQVVGEVTQSNKQYEGGAHDRMELTDYKETDSYNTEDEDSHFFFHLVILAFLVAIVYITYHNKRKIFLLAQSRRWKDGLCSRNNVEYHRLDQNVNEAMPSLKMTRDYIF